The proteins below come from a single Paracoccus sp. SCSIO 75233 genomic window:
- a CDS encoding histidine phosphotransferase family protein: MYERPDDPASMLIELVGSRLCHDLISPIGAVGNGLELLQMSDRCGNLDGNAEIGLIEDALHAARDKLSCFRVAFGAAGDGQQLSEGEIAGLLAHMSRIGRVRISSEFEGGQPRIVVKMLALALMCLETAMPWGGAVRIGLAGRVWHLTAEADRTDPDRALWAWLDGDCETPRQPVAAEVHFPLLRLAAIQAGRPVRWSIDDAGAEISF; this comes from the coding sequence ATGTATGAGCGCCCTGATGATCCGGCATCGATGCTGATCGAACTGGTCGGCTCCCGGCTTTGTCACGATCTGATCTCTCCCATCGGTGCTGTCGGGAACGGGTTGGAATTGTTGCAGATGTCGGATCGGTGCGGAAATCTGGACGGCAATGCAGAAATCGGGCTGATTGAGGATGCGCTTCATGCCGCGCGCGACAAGCTGTCCTGCTTTCGGGTGGCGTTTGGCGCGGCAGGCGACGGGCAACAGTTGAGCGAGGGCGAGATTGCCGGGCTGCTTGCGCATATGTCACGCATTGGCCGGGTGCGGATCTCGTCGGAGTTCGAGGGTGGTCAGCCGCGCATTGTGGTCAAGATGCTGGCTCTGGCGCTCATGTGTCTGGAAACCGCGATGCCGTGGGGCGGGGCTGTTCGTATCGGACTGGCGGGGCGGGTCTGGCATCTGACAGCCGAAGCCGACCGGACCGATCCGGATCGTGCCCTATGGGCGTGGCTGGACGGTGACTGCGAGACGCCCAGGCAGCCGGTGGCGGCAGAGGTTCATTTTCCGCTGCTCCGCCTTGCGGCGATACAGGCGGGGCGCCCGGTCCGCTGGTCGATCGATGACGCTGGCGCAGAGATCAGTTTTTAA
- a CDS encoding DUF3553 domain-containing protein has translation MNDFLEPGMLVRNPAAPEWGLGQVQSRIGDRITVNFHEAGKRVIDGRRVVLELVDIDT, from the coding sequence ATGAACGATTTTCTTGAGCCGGGAATGCTTGTTCGGAACCCAGCGGCACCGGAATGGGGGCTGGGACAGGTTCAATCGCGCATCGGCGACCGCATCACAGTGAATTTCCATGAGGCGGGCAAACGTGTCATCGACGGTCGTCGCGTGGTGCTGGAACTCGTTGACATTGATACCTGA
- a CDS encoding GNAT family N-acetyltransferase, which produces MNPDSKFFDIRIATSETDLAAAQRLRYRVFVEELGGDGPMVDHDARLEKDEFDEAVDHLVLVDTRRKPAELDHVVGVYRLLPGTRAAEFGRFYCDSEYDLSKLKSSGRPLLELGRSCVLPEYRGGAGMFLLWNALSEYVLELGIEVLFGVASFHGTDADALSQQLSWLHHKCLAPEPIRPVALAEGYQRMDLVPPEELDRRAAMIGMPALIKAYLRLGGTVGEGAYLDRDFNTTDVLLLMDTAAMSGKHREFYTSRWQTKT; this is translated from the coding sequence ATGAACCCGGACAGTAAGTTCTTCGACATCCGCATCGCGACAAGCGAAACCGATCTGGCAGCCGCGCAGCGGCTCCGCTACCGCGTTTTCGTGGAGGAGCTGGGCGGGGACGGCCCGATGGTCGATCACGATGCCCGTCTGGAAAAGGACGAGTTTGACGAGGCGGTCGATCACCTTGTGCTGGTCGATACGCGTCGCAAACCTGCCGAACTGGATCATGTGGTCGGCGTGTATCGTTTGCTGCCCGGCACCCGCGCGGCGGAGTTCGGTCGCTTCTACTGCGACAGCGAATATGATCTGAGCAAGCTCAAATCCTCTGGCCGGCCCTTGCTGGAGCTGGGGCGTTCCTGTGTGCTGCCGGAATATCGCGGCGGTGCCGGCATGTTCCTGCTGTGGAATGCGTTATCGGAATATGTGCTGGAACTCGGGATCGAGGTGCTGTTCGGCGTCGCGTCCTTTCACGGCACGGACGCAGATGCGCTCAGCCAGCAGCTCAGCTGGCTGCACCACAAATGCCTCGCACCGGAGCCCATCCGGCCTGTGGCACTGGCCGAGGGGTATCAGCGCATGGACCTCGTCCCGCCCGAGGAACTCGACCGCAGGGCAGCGATGATTGGCATGCCTGCCCTGATCAAGGCCTATCTGCGGCTCGGCGGTACGGTTGGCGAGGGAGCCTATCTCGACCGTGACTTCAATACGACCGATGTGCTGTTGCTGATGGACACCGCGGCCATGTCTGGCAAACACCGCGAGTTCTATACATCCAGATGGCAGACGAAAACCTGA
- a CDS encoding 1-acyl-sn-glycerol-3-phosphate acyltransferase, with protein MADENLSSPTWVGEPPPPPRRPGAAGWFRVARRGIPAIAVLVAGVPLLAILRLIERLFTGPRRPVSGPFVQGVCRAVIWCIGLTYRRIGAPMRGPGAVVANHSSWLDILTMNAAMPVFFVAKAEVASWPGINILTKVTNTHFVARDRRFAQEQAAEFAARTRAGHRLLFFPEGTSSDGRRVLPFKPTLFQGFLAPELPDGLAIQPMTAIYQAPPGEDPRFYGWWGDMALGQHILSVLSVKRQGCVTIALHEPVPVSGKDRKTLSRMTEATIRNAMPDTRENQPFHG; from the coding sequence ATGGCAGACGAAAACCTGAGCAGCCCGACATGGGTTGGCGAGCCGCCGCCCCCGCCACGACGCCCGGGCGCGGCAGGATGGTTCCGCGTCGCGCGGCGCGGCATTCCGGCCATCGCTGTTCTGGTGGCGGGTGTGCCATTGCTGGCGATATTGCGTCTGATCGAACGATTATTTACCGGCCCGCGTCGGCCCGTCTCCGGCCCGTTCGTGCAAGGCGTCTGCCGGGCGGTCATCTGGTGTATCGGCCTGACCTACCGCCGGATCGGAGCACCCATGCGCGGCCCCGGCGCGGTCGTTGCCAATCACTCAAGCTGGCTCGATATTCTGACGATGAACGCGGCCATGCCGGTTTTCTTCGTGGCCAAGGCAGAGGTCGCAAGCTGGCCCGGCATCAATATCCTGACCAAAGTGACCAACACGCATTTCGTCGCCCGCGACCGTCGTTTTGCGCAGGAACAAGCCGCTGAGTTCGCAGCACGCACCCGCGCTGGACACCGGCTGCTCTTCTTTCCCGAAGGCACATCCAGCGACGGTCGCCGTGTCCTGCCATTCAAGCCGACATTGTTCCAGGGCTTCCTCGCGCCAGAGCTGCCCGACGGGCTCGCCATTCAGCCGATGACAGCGATTTACCAGGCCCCGCCCGGAGAGGATCCGCGCTTCTATGGTTGGTGGGGCGATATGGCACTTGGGCAGCATATTCTTTCTGTACTGTCCGTGAAACGACAGGGTTGCGTCACGATTGCGCTTCACGAACCTGTTCCCGTGTCGGGAAAAGATCGGAAAACCCTGTCCCGCATGACCGAAGCCACAATCCGCAACGCTATGCCCGATACGCGCGAAAACCAGCCGTTCCACGGCTAA
- the fdxA gene encoding ferredoxin FdxA, with product MTYVVTDNCIMCKYTDCVEVCPVDCFYEGENTLVIHPDECIDCGVCEPECPADAIRPDTEPDMEPWVEMNRKYADQWPVITQKKDPMPGYEQMDGVSGKLEKYFSPNPGEGD from the coding sequence ATGACCTATGTCGTCACCGACAATTGCATCATGTGCAAATATACCGACTGCGTCGAGGTCTGCCCCGTGGATTGTTTCTACGAGGGCGAAAACACGCTGGTGATTCATCCTGACGAATGCATTGACTGCGGCGTGTGCGAACCCGAATGCCCGGCCGATGCGATCCGCCCCGATACGGAACCGGATATGGAACCCTGGGTGGAGATGAACCGGAAATACGCCGATCAGTGGCCGGTCATCACGCAGAAGAAAGATCCGATGCCCGGCTATGAGCAGATGGACGGCGTCAGCGGCAAGCTTGAGAAGTATTTCAGCCCGAATCCCGGCGAGGGGGACTGA
- a CDS encoding CarD family transcriptional regulator produces the protein MSKAKKSEFRPDDFVVYPAHGVGKIVSIEEQEVAGMALEMFVISFEKDKMTLRVPTARAAEIGMRGLASPDLVEQALTTLKGKARVKRAMWSRRAQEYEQKINSGDLLAIAEVVRDLHRNDDQREQSYSERQLYEAALDRLTREVAAVGGIDAAGAQKKVDDVLLARAA, from the coding sequence ATGTCCAAAGCTAAGAAATCCGAATTCCGCCCCGATGACTTCGTGGTCTACCCCGCTCATGGCGTGGGCAAGATCGTCTCGATCGAGGAGCAGGAAGTCGCTGGCATGGCGCTGGAGATGTTCGTGATTTCGTTCGAAAAGGACAAGATGACCCTGCGTGTGCCGACCGCCCGCGCCGCCGAAATCGGCATGCGCGGCCTCGCCAGCCCCGATCTGGTCGAGCAGGCCCTGACCACGCTGAAGGGCAAGGCCCGCGTCAAGCGCGCCATGTGGTCGCGCCGCGCGCAGGAGTATGAACAGAAGATTAACTCCGGCGACCTTCTGGCAATTGCCGAGGTCGTGCGCGACCTGCACCGCAATGACGACCAGCGTGAGCAGTCCTATTCCGAACGTCAGCTTTACGAAGCCGCACTCGACCGCCTGACCCGCGAAGTTGCCGCCGTGGGCGGTATCGACGCCGCCGGCGCGCAGAAAAAAGTGGATGACGTGCTTCTGGCCCGCGCGGCCTGA
- a CDS encoding isoprenylcysteine carboxylmethyltransferase family protein, whose protein sequence is MTTIQLLGWTIGAAYVALFLLATIIASRRSSAPIWLFAAPGQRLPALGFRLGFVILLIWPLDRSFDRSYFICLLLAALGAGLALYGQLHMGRSWRIGAAEGATGSLVTDGPFAISRNPVFLGQIVLSCALVPFGGWLMLLGAALITASAIVQVRREEAVMSNDPAWRDYAARTQRWLGRR, encoded by the coding sequence GTGACGACGATACAGCTTCTCGGTTGGACCATCGGCGCTGCCTACGTAGCGCTTTTCCTGCTGGCCACGATCATCGCAAGCCGCCGCAGCAGCGCCCCGATCTGGCTTTTCGCCGCGCCCGGACAAAGACTGCCCGCGCTCGGCTTCCGGCTGGGATTTGTCATCCTGTTGATCTGGCCCTTGGATCGCAGCTTTGACCGGAGCTATTTTATCTGCCTGCTACTGGCTGCCCTTGGTGCGGGACTGGCGCTTTACGGGCAGCTTCACATGGGCAGATCATGGCGGATCGGCGCGGCCGAGGGCGCGACCGGGTCCCTTGTCACAGACGGTCCCTTCGCCATCTCACGCAATCCCGTCTTTCTGGGGCAGATCGTTCTGTCCTGCGCGCTCGTCCCGTTTGGCGGCTGGCTCATGCTGCTGGGCGCTGCGCTGATAACAGCGTCGGCCATCGTTCAAGTCCGCCGAGAGGAGGCCGTCATGTCCAACGATCCGGCATGGCGCGATTACGCCGCCCGCACGCAGCGATGGCTCGGACGGCGCTGA
- a CDS encoding monovalent cation:proton antiporter-2 (CPA2) family protein, which translates to MADFLLLATVYLLTMIIAVPVSTRLGLGSVLGYLIAGIAIGPVLGLAGTEVTDLQHFAEFGVVMMLFIIGLELEPRALWGMRSRLIGLGGFQILGTLGLIFLAALALNQNWRVALALGMILSLSSTAIVLQTLTEKNLMHTRGGRDAFAVLLTQDIAVIPMLALMPLLARSPVQGAGEESMGGAFMAQLPGWAAAIVTLLAIAFVVLIGSYAIRPLFRYVHSARLREMDTTMALFIVVGIASLMSFVGLSPALGTFLAGVMLAGSEFKHELESQIEPFKGLLLGLFFITVGAGMNFGLLAEMPVLVIGVTAVLIAIKAGVLHLIARSVQMPPRDRALFTLSLAQAGEFGFVLISYAVALRVLPDRIAEGFLLVIALSMLVTPLLFIVSDQVSRRITDSGGDAHSPDDIEDQQPIIIAGIGRFGQVVNRLVTFSGLKTTVLDHDLKLIQLMRRFGFKGYFGDPTRPEILAAAGLDKAQILVAALDDPESNIKLVRFAREKRPDLKIIARARDRFTVYSLYAAGADHIVREMFDSSLRVGRYVLENAGFSDYEAHEAEAIFYKIDRASLRELAELWDPQMPMEDNEAYIERTRRMNQELEAALMERFAHGPAAAPINPDDSDEIPEHGLKN; encoded by the coding sequence ATGGCCGACTTCCTGCTTCTGGCAACCGTCTATCTATTGACGATGATTATTGCTGTGCCGGTGTCGACCCGGCTCGGGCTGGGGTCGGTGCTTGGCTATCTGATCGCAGGTATTGCGATTGGCCCGGTGCTTGGTCTTGCCGGAACAGAGGTCACGGATCTTCAACACTTCGCCGAGTTCGGCGTGGTGATGATGCTGTTCATCATCGGGCTGGAACTTGAACCGCGCGCGCTTTGGGGAATGCGTTCGCGGCTGATCGGGCTGGGCGGTTTCCAGATCCTCGGCACGCTCGGGCTGATCTTTCTGGCGGCGCTGGCGCTGAACCAGAACTGGCGCGTGGCGCTGGCGCTCGGGATGATCCTGTCGCTCAGCTCCACGGCGATCGTGCTGCAGACGCTGACGGAAAAGAACCTGATGCACACGCGCGGCGGACGTGATGCGTTCGCGGTTCTGCTGACCCAGGATATTGCCGTCATTCCGATGCTGGCGCTGATGCCGCTTCTGGCCCGCTCTCCGGTGCAGGGGGCAGGGGAGGAGTCGATGGGCGGCGCGTTCATGGCGCAGCTGCCCGGCTGGGCGGCGGCGATTGTCACGCTTCTGGCCATCGCCTTCGTGGTGCTGATCGGCAGCTATGCGATCCGGCCCCTGTTCAGATATGTCCATTCCGCCCGGCTGCGCGAGATGGATACGACGATGGCGCTGTTTATCGTCGTCGGGATTGCCTCGCTGATGAGCTTCGTCGGGCTTTCGCCTGCGCTTGGTACATTTCTCGCAGGCGTGATGCTGGCGGGGTCGGAGTTCAAGCATGAGCTCGAATCCCAGATTGAGCCGTTCAAGGGGCTGCTTCTGGGACTGTTCTTCATCACCGTTGGTGCAGGCATGAATTTCGGGCTGCTGGCGGAAATGCCGGTGCTGGTCATTGGCGTCACCGCTGTGCTAATCGCGATCAAGGCGGGTGTCCTGCACCTGATCGCGCGCTCCGTGCAGATGCCGCCACGGGATCGGGCGCTGTTCACCTTGTCGCTGGCGCAGGCGGGGGAGTTCGGCTTTGTGCTGATTTCCTATGCGGTCGCGCTGCGCGTGCTGCCGGACCGCATTGCCGAGGGGTTCCTGCTTGTCATCGCCCTGTCGATGCTGGTCACGCCGCTGCTGTTCATCGTCAGCGATCAGGTCAGCCGTCGCATCACCGATTCCGGCGGCGATGCCCACAGCCCCGACGACATCGAGGACCAGCAGCCGATCATTATCGCGGGGATCGGGCGTTTCGGTCAGGTGGTGAACCGTCTGGTGACGTTCAGCGGCCTCAAGACAACGGTGCTGGATCACGATCTGAAGCTGATCCAGCTTATGCGCCGCTTCGGTTTCAAGGGCTATTTCGGTGATCCGACCCGGCCCGAAATTCTCGCCGCCGCCGGGCTGGACAAGGCGCAGATTCTGGTTGCGGCGCTGGACGATCCGGAAAGCAATATCAAGCTGGTCCGCTTTGCCCGCGAGAAACGGCCTGATCTGAAGATCATCGCGCGCGCCCGCGACAGGTTCACCGTCTACAGTCTGTATGCCGCCGGGGCGGATCATATTGTCCGCGAGATGTTCGACTCCAGTCTTCGGGTCGGGCGCTATGTTCTGGAGAATGCGGGGTTCTCTGATTACGAAGCGCATGAGGCGGAGGCGATCTTCTACAAGATCGACCGTGCCAGCCTGCGCGAGCTGGCAGAGTTGTGGGATCCCCAGATGCCGATGGAGGATAACGAGGCTTATATCGAGCGGACCCGTCGGATGAATCAGGAACTGGAAGCGGCCCTTATGGAGCGTTTTGCGCATGGTCCCGCAGCCGCACCGATCAATCCTGACGACAGCGACGAGATCCCGGAGCATGGGCTGAAGAACTGA
- a CDS encoding SIMPL domain-containing protein (The SIMPL domain is named for its presence in mouse protein SIMPL (signalling molecule that associates with mouse pelle-like kinase). Bacterial member BP26, from Brucella, was shown to assemble into a channel-like structure, while YggE from E. coli has been associated with resistance to oxidative stress.), translating to MTYPRFSRTRSVLFSTACAALLAGPALAAPGAQGCGHPGILSVTGHGESRVAPDQMLISLGVTTQAETAAQAMDDNSSRQASILQTLRDAGVAEGDIQTEGLTLNPTMNYPEDGGAPSISGYMAQNLLTVRVTDIARAGAVLDSIVDAGANEMRGIRFIREDSQGTQDQALSDAVADATHRAGVMAEAAGLELGRVMRIGEPQSRVIAPEPMQMRAMAASGQADSIPVEGGEIAFTAAVEVAFSLGGGDENCAMPSEAPAVAPGGQAASPASPAPAPTPDQSADSTPEGEPQPALRGGDQPPMPRPTRDAPETTPGASETVTGTAPETDDESTTPAQGAVPADGETAPAAASDSADTDAAQTGAVGDTTAEDDAAAAADEAAETSTGADAAAATN from the coding sequence ATGACCTATCCCCGTTTTTCCCGCACCAGAAGCGTTCTTTTCAGCACGGCCTGCGCGGCGCTGCTGGCAGGTCCGGCCCTCGCCGCCCCCGGTGCGCAAGGCTGCGGCCATCCCGGCATACTCAGCGTAACGGGCCACGGTGAATCCCGGGTCGCGCCCGATCAGATGCTGATCTCGCTTGGCGTCACGACGCAGGCGGAGACGGCTGCACAGGCGATGGACGATAATTCCTCGCGTCAGGCATCCATTCTGCAAACGCTGCGTGATGCAGGTGTGGCGGAAGGCGATATCCAGACGGAGGGGCTCACGCTCAACCCAACGATGAACTATCCTGAGGATGGCGGCGCGCCATCAATTTCAGGTTACATGGCGCAGAATCTGCTGACCGTGCGTGTGACGGATATTGCGCGCGCCGGGGCGGTTCTGGACAGCATTGTCGACGCGGGCGCGAATGAGATGCGCGGCATCAGGTTCATTCGCGAGGACTCGCAGGGGACGCAGGATCAGGCGTTAAGCGATGCCGTGGCCGACGCCACCCATCGTGCGGGTGTAATGGCGGAAGCCGCCGGGCTGGAACTGGGGCGGGTCATGCGGATCGGAGAGCCCCAGTCCCGGGTGATCGCGCCCGAGCCGATGCAGATGCGTGCGATGGCGGCTTCGGGACAAGCCGACAGTATCCCGGTCGAGGGCGGGGAGATCGCCTTTACCGCAGCGGTCGAGGTCGCCTTCTCGCTCGGCGGCGGCGATGAAAACTGTGCGATGCCGTCGGAGGCCCCGGCTGTAGCACCCGGCGGCCAGGCTGCGTCCCCAGCCAGCCCGGCACCGGCACCCACGCCTGACCAATCGGCAGACAGCACCCCGGAAGGCGAACCCCAGCCAGCGCTGCGTGGCGGCGATCAGCCGCCAATGCCGCGCCCGACCCGTGACGCGCCTGAGACCACGCCGGGGGCAAGTGAAACGGTGACCGGCACAGCCCCGGAAACCGATGACGAAAGCACAACCCCGGCACAAGGTGCAGTCCCGGCTGACGGCGAAACCGCTCCGGCAGCCGCGTCAGACAGCGCCGACACCGACGCAGCGCAAACCGGGGCTGTCGGGGACACCACTGCGGAGGACGATGCAGCCGCAGCAGCAGACGAGGCCGCGGAAACCTCAACCGGCGCGGACGCCGCAGCCGCGACGAACTAA
- a CDS encoding O-acetylhomoserine aminocarboxypropyltransferase/cysteine synthase family protein, which translates to MSDNQAFETRAIHAGTAPDPATGARQVPIYQTTAYVFKDADHAARLFGLQEVGYIYSRLTNPTIGALQARIADLEGGAGAVCTSSGHAAQIMALFPLMGPGKNIVASTRLYGGTVTQFSQTIKRFGWSCTFVDLDDKDAVKAAIDDNTRAIFCESISNPGGYVTDIPAIAEIADAAGIPLIVDNTLATPYLCRPIEMGATLVVHSLTKFLTGNGTVTGGAVVDSGKFDWSASDKFPSLSAPEPAYHGLKFHETFGNLAFTFHGIAIGLRDLGMTMNPQAAHYTLMGIETLPLRMEKHVANAMKVAAWLEADPRVTSVTYAGLKSSPWNATAARLYPKGAGSLFTFTIKGGYEAGVKLVDALKLFSHVANLGDTRSLVIHSASTTHRQLTEEQQIAAGAGPDVVRLSIGVEDADDLIADLDQALAAATG; encoded by the coding sequence ATGAGCGACAATCAGGCATTCGAGACACGGGCGATCCACGCGGGAACCGCGCCGGACCCGGCCACAGGTGCGCGGCAGGTGCCGATCTATCAGACCACGGCCTATGTCTTTAAGGACGCCGATCACGCAGCGCGGCTGTTCGGGTTGCAGGAGGTCGGCTACATCTATTCGCGGCTGACCAACCCGACCATTGGCGCGCTACAGGCGCGGATTGCGGATCTGGAAGGCGGCGCGGGCGCTGTCTGCACATCCTCGGGCCATGCCGCGCAGATCATGGCGCTGTTCCCGCTGATGGGGCCGGGCAAGAATATCGTGGCCTCAACCCGGCTTTACGGCGGTACGGTGACCCAATTCAGTCAGACCATCAAGCGTTTCGGCTGGTCCTGCACCTTCGTCGATCTGGACGATAAAGATGCGGTCAAGGCGGCGATTGACGATAACACGCGGGCGATCTTCTGCGAATCGATCTCCAATCCCGGTGGTTATGTGACCGATATCCCCGCCATTGCCGAGATTGCGGATGCCGCCGGTATCCCGCTGATCGTCGACAATACGCTGGCGACGCCCTATCTGTGCCGCCCGATCGAGATGGGTGCGACGCTGGTTGTCCACAGCCTGACGAAGTTCCTGACCGGCAACGGCACGGTGACCGGCGGGGCCGTTGTCGACAGCGGCAAATTCGACTGGTCGGCGTCGGACAAGTTCCCGTCCCTTTCAGCACCCGAACCCGCCTATCACGGTCTGAAATTCCATGAGACCTTCGGCAACCTCGCCTTCACCTTCCACGGCATTGCCATCGGGCTTCGCGATCTGGGCATGACCATGAACCCGCAGGCGGCGCATTACACGCTGATGGGGATCGAGACCCTGCCGCTGCGCATGGAGAAACATGTCGCCAATGCGATGAAGGTGGCGGCGTGGCTGGAGGCCGATCCGCGCGTGACCTCCGTCACCTATGCCGGGCTCAAAAGCTCGCCGTGGAATGCGACGGCGGCGCGGCTTTACCCGAAAGGGGCGGGCTCGCTGTTCACCTTCACGATCAAGGGCGGGTATGAGGCTGGCGTGAAGCTGGTCGATGCGCTGAAGCTGTTCAGCCATGTCGCCAATCTCGGCGATACGCGCTCGCTGGTGATCCATTCGGCATCGACAACCCATCGTCAATTGACCGAAGAACAGCAGATCGCTGCCGGGGCGGGCCCGGATGTGGTGCGCCTGTCCATCGGGGTCGAAGATGCCGATGATCTGATTGCCGATCTCGATCAGGCGTTGGCCGCCGCGACGGGCTGA
- the hisC gene encoding histidinol-phosphate transaminase, protein MPDQNRIQPQPGIMDIALYQGGAAHVDGVENVIKLSSNENPYGASEKARDAAIRAAHQMHRYPNTDHADLRAAIGELHGIDPDQIICGVGSDEVLQFAAQCFAGVGDEVIMTEHGFSMYPILTRSVGATPVVVPEQERRVDIQAILGAVTERTRIVFLTNPGNPTGTMLDDEDLHRLAKGLPPSVLLVHDGAYSEFVAEDVRHDFELVAAYPNVLATRTFSKIYGLGGLRIGWGHANRDLIDVMNRVRQPFNLSVVQLAAAEAAIRDQAHVSRCRSENAKMRAWLRNALTDLGIGCDESHANFVLARFADAATADACDAALKADGLIVRKAAGYGLPHCLRITIGDEPSCRRVAHVIGRFISEGAQS, encoded by the coding sequence ATGCCCGACCAGAACCGAATCCAGCCGCAACCCGGCATCATGGATATCGCTCTGTATCAGGGCGGGGCGGCGCATGTGGACGGCGTCGAGAATGTGATAAAGCTCTCCTCGAACGAAAACCCTTACGGTGCATCGGAAAAGGCCCGTGATGCGGCCATACGCGCCGCCCATCAGATGCATCGTTACCCGAACACCGATCACGCCGATCTGCGCGCCGCGATTGGCGAACTGCACGGCATCGATCCCGACCAGATCATCTGCGGTGTCGGGTCGGATGAGGTGCTGCAATTCGCCGCCCAGTGCTTCGCTGGGGTCGGGGACGAGGTCATCATGACCGAGCACGGCTTCTCCATGTACCCGATTCTGACCCGCTCGGTTGGTGCAACTCCGGTCGTGGTGCCGGAGCAGGAGCGGCGGGTGGATATTCAGGCCATCCTCGGCGCGGTGACCGAACGCACCCGGATCGTCTTTCTGACCAATCCCGGCAACCCGACCGGCACCATGCTGGATGACGAAGACCTGCACAGGCTCGCGAAAGGCCTGCCGCCTTCGGTCCTCTTGGTGCATGATGGCGCGTATAGCGAATTCGTGGCGGAAGATGTGCGGCATGATTTCGAACTCGTCGCCGCTTACCCGAATGTCCTGGCCACGCGAACTTTCTCGAAAATCTACGGGCTTGGCGGGCTGCGCATTGGTTGGGGCCATGCCAACCGTGACCTGATCGACGTCATGAACCGGGTCCGCCAGCCTTTCAATCTGTCGGTTGTCCAGCTTGCCGCCGCCGAGGCCGCCATTCGCGATCAGGCCCATGTGTCGCGTTGCCGGTCCGAAAACGCCAAGATGCGCGCCTGGTTGCGCAATGCGCTGACCGATCTCGGGATTGGCTGCGACGAAAGCCATGCCAATTTCGTGCTGGCCCGCTTCGCGGATGCCGCCACCGCCGATGCCTGCGACGCCGCCCTGAAGGCCGACGGGCTGATCGTGCGCAAGGCGGCGGGCTATGGTCTGCCACATTGCCTGCGCATCACCATTGGTGACGAACCCTCCTGCCGCCGCGTCGCCCATGTCATCGGCCGCTTCATCTCCGAAGGAGCGCAATCATGA
- a CDS encoding prephenate/arogenate dehydrogenase family protein translates to MSAVYDKVALIGLGLIAGSISLAARKAGAANKIIGTARSAKTRAAARNLMLCDEIADNAASAVRGADLVILCVPVGAMGKVMSEIKPHLKPGAVVTDVGSVKQEVIDQVLPHLPPQVHFIPGHPLAGTEQSGPYSGFAELFVNRWWLLTPLPDSDPSEVSRLRRFIRALGANVEDMEPGHHDLVLAVTSHTPHLIAYTMVGVADHLKRVTESEVIKYSAAGFRDFTRIAASDPTMWRDVFLNNKDAVLDILGRFTEELFVLQRAIRMGDGEQLHDYFTRTRAIRRGIIEAGQDTDAPDFGRGPKSGPANRD, encoded by the coding sequence ATGAGCGCGGTATATGACAAGGTCGCCCTGATCGGTTTGGGGCTGATCGCCGGTTCCATCTCTCTCGCGGCGCGGAAAGCCGGCGCGGCCAACAAGATCATCGGCACCGCCAGAAGCGCCAAGACGCGGGCCGCCGCGCGCAATCTGATGCTGTGTGACGAGATCGCGGACAACGCCGCCTCCGCCGTGCGTGGCGCGGATCTGGTGATCCTGTGCGTTCCGGTCGGCGCAATGGGCAAGGTCATGTCGGAGATCAAGCCGCATCTGAAACCGGGCGCGGTCGTCACCGATGTCGGCTCCGTCAAGCAGGAGGTGATCGATCAGGTCCTGCCGCATCTGCCGCCGCAGGTGCATTTCATCCCCGGCCATCCGCTCGCCGGGACCGAACAATCCGGCCCCTATTCAGGCTTTGCCGAGCTGTTCGTGAACCGCTGGTGGCTGCTGACCCCCCTGCCCGACAGCGACCCGTCCGAAGTATCCCGCCTGCGCCGTTTCATCCGCGCGCTTGGCGCCAATGTCGAGGATATGGAGCCGGGTCACCACGATCTCGTCCTCGCCGTCACCAGCCACACCCCGCACCTGATCGCTTACACGATGGTCGGGGTGGCCGATCACCTCAAACGCGTGACGGAATCTGAGGTTATCAAATACTCCGCCGCCGGTTTCCGCGATTTCACCCGGATCGCGGCTTCCGACCCGACCATGTGGCGCGACGTGTTCCTGAACAACAAGGACGCCGTGCTGGACATTCTGGGCCGCTTCACGGAGGAGTTGTTCGTCCTGCAACGCGCCATCCGCATGGGCGATGGCGAGCAATTGCACGACTACTTCACCCGCACCCGCGCCATCCGCCGTGGCATTATCGAGGCCGGGCAGGACACGGATGCGCCGGATTTCGGACGTGGGCCGAAATCCGGGCCGGCGAACCGGGACTAG